The proteins below are encoded in one region of Bosea sp. BIWAKO-01:
- a CDS encoding M20/M25/M40 family metallo-hydrolase has protein sequence MSSSTESLKAALCQVIDDRRDEFLALLQDFLRIRSVNPPGDMREAADFVRGILGRFGLPHRTVSCRDDMPNILARWDAARPGRHLVLNGHMDVFPVTDDALWAAEIVGDRIVARGASDMKTGTLASILTYCLLHPYRDRLNGALTLTVVSDEQSGGRYGTKYLFDEHADAITGDCCLNGEPSGLSNVRFMEKGTLRFSLSARGPGGHGGYPHRANNPIEQVTNAVHAIYQRYHRLLATLPPEIDAILTSPETVAAADANLGKGAADNARRITVNAGIIEGGQKATQIPTQCSVHLDMRFPIGPDRDRIRGELETLASEFGCTLLVNEDHSYPASSTDPFGEMATILRGNIRDLLGHDAPPVCSLGGTDTRYWRWRGIPALICGPSPISMGTDEEHVTLDEAIAVLKLHVMCAIDYLGRPASPTA, from the coding sequence ATGTCATCCAGCACCGAAAGCCTGAAGGCCGCACTCTGCCAGGTCATTGATGACCGGCGGGACGAATTCCTCGCTCTTCTCCAGGATTTCCTGCGCATCCGGAGCGTCAATCCGCCCGGCGACATGCGGGAAGCGGCCGATTTCGTGCGGGGCATCCTCGGCCGCTTCGGGCTTCCTCATCGCACGGTCTCCTGCCGCGACGACATGCCCAACATCCTGGCGCGATGGGACGCCGCTCGGCCCGGACGCCATCTCGTCCTCAACGGCCACATGGATGTCTTTCCGGTGACGGACGATGCCTTGTGGGCGGCTGAGATCGTGGGGGACCGCATCGTCGCCCGCGGCGCGTCCGACATGAAGACCGGAACGCTCGCCTCCATCCTGACCTATTGCCTGCTTCACCCCTATCGGGATCGCCTGAACGGCGCCCTGACGCTGACCGTCGTATCGGACGAGCAATCGGGCGGCCGCTACGGCACGAAGTACCTGTTCGACGAGCATGCAGACGCGATCACCGGCGATTGCTGCCTGAACGGTGAACCCAGCGGGCTCTCCAATGTCCGCTTCATGGAGAAGGGCACGCTGCGCTTCTCGCTGTCGGCGAGGGGGCCGGGCGGCCATGGCGGGTATCCGCACCGGGCCAACAATCCGATCGAGCAGGTCACCAACGCCGTTCACGCGATCTACCAGCGCTACCACCGGCTGCTCGCGACCCTGCCACCCGAAATCGACGCGATCCTGACCTCTCCCGAAACTGTCGCGGCGGCCGATGCCAATCTCGGGAAAGGGGCGGCGGATAATGCCCGTCGCATTACCGTCAACGCCGGCATCATCGAGGGCGGCCAGAAGGCGACGCAGATTCCGACGCAATGTTCCGTGCATCTGGACATGCGCTTCCCCATCGGCCCGGATCGGGACCGGATCCGCGGCGAGCTCGAGACGCTCGCCAGCGAGTTCGGCTGCACGCTGCTCGTGAATGAAGACCACAGCTATCCCGCAAGCAGCACCGACCCGTTCGGCGAGATGGCCACGATCCTGCGCGGCAACATCAGAGACCTGCTCGGCCATGACGCGCCGCCGGTCTGCAGCCTGGGCGGCACCGACACGCGCTATTGGCGCTGGCGTGGCATTCCCGCGCTGATCTGCGGGCCGTCGCCGATCAGCATGGGCACCGATGAGGAGCACGTCACGCTGGATGAGGCCATCGCCGTCCTCAAGCTGCATGTGATGTGCGCGATCGATTATCTCGGTCGCCCCGCGAGCCCGACCGCCTAG
- a CDS encoding amino acid ABC transporter permease: MTSTVTTTAASGPGGLPADEYRIAHYTIMPQRHYGRFLAAAAILAILAAIARAFALGDIEWRYVGQFLTAPAIMHGLANTILLAICAMVLGIVLGVVFAVMRLSRNPVLRVVAIGYVWLFRAAPALLQLLIWFNLALIFPRIAFPGLFDVRTVDVMTPFVAGLLGLGIQQGAYTSEVVRAGLQSVDQGQYEAAQAIGMTRLRMLRRIVMPQAMRVIVPPVGNEFIGMIKLTSLASVIQYSEMLHAAQTIYYANSRVLELLFVASIWYLAIVSLLSFGQSFVERYFGRGDRGGRR; this comes from the coding sequence ATGACATCGACCGTTACGACAACGGCCGCTTCAGGGCCCGGCGGCTTGCCTGCCGATGAATACCGCATCGCCCATTATACCATCATGCCGCAGCGGCATTACGGGCGCTTCCTCGCCGCCGCGGCGATCCTCGCCATTCTCGCCGCGATCGCGCGGGCCTTCGCGCTCGGCGACATCGAATGGCGCTATGTCGGGCAGTTCCTGACCGCTCCCGCGATCATGCACGGCCTGGCCAACACCATCCTGCTCGCCATCTGCGCGATGGTCCTGGGGATCGTGCTCGGCGTCGTGTTCGCCGTCATGCGGCTGTCGCGGAACCCGGTCCTGCGCGTCGTCGCCATCGGCTATGTCTGGCTCTTCCGGGCGGCTCCCGCGCTGCTTCAGCTGCTGATCTGGTTCAACCTGGCCCTGATCTTCCCGCGCATCGCCTTTCCCGGATTGTTCGATGTCCGGACGGTGGATGTCATGACGCCTTTCGTGGCCGGCCTGCTGGGGCTTGGCATCCAGCAGGGCGCCTACACCTCCGAAGTCGTTCGCGCGGGTCTCCAGTCGGTCGACCAGGGACAATACGAGGCCGCCCAGGCCATCGGCATGACGCGCCTGCGAATGCTGCGCAGAATCGTGATGCCGCAGGCCATGCGTGTCATCGTTCCTCCGGTCGGCAATGAATTCATCGGGATGATCAAGCTCACATCGCTGGCGAGCGTGATCCAGTATTCCGAAATGCTGCACGCGGCGCAGACGATCTACTACGCCAATTCGCGTGTCCTTGAGCTCTTGTTCGTGGCGAGCATCTGGTATCTCGCCATCGTCAGCCTGCTGAGCTTCGGCCAGAGCTTCGTCGAGCGGTATTTCGGCCGCGGCGACCGGGGAGGCCGGCGATGA
- a CDS encoding LysR family transcriptional regulator yields the protein MRKLGFDLRQLEIFRAAVSAGSLTEAGRMLGLTQSAVSQVLASLEKEFEVSLIDRSIRPVQVTTAGRMLLERAEALLTEATELDINLRRMSRNATPTLRISMVASLTTVVGPQFVRELGHSFKRCSLFANLRGLSEQQFRSREIDILIGVDLLRETDVALTIPLLIEPFALLLPEAWDKPVESLADLQGLSFIRHTQRTSAGRQIEQAIRQRRLDFPREFESDTADTIATMVSAGLGWTITTPLIALQTRERLRGTRLVALPAMKLRRRVDLYARKSELGTIPQEVAQLLCKLLRTQAMPLLHDMAPWMGDQFHLFEQEGG from the coding sequence TTGCGCAAGCTTGGCTTTGACCTACGTCAGCTGGAGATTTTCCGGGCCGCCGTATCCGCCGGAAGCCTCACGGAAGCCGGACGCATGCTCGGCCTCACCCAGTCCGCCGTGTCCCAGGTCCTGGCGTCATTGGAGAAGGAGTTCGAGGTTTCGCTGATCGACCGCAGCATCCGTCCGGTTCAGGTCACCACGGCAGGCCGAATGCTGTTGGAGCGTGCGGAAGCGCTGCTCACCGAGGCCACCGAACTCGACATCAATCTGCGTCGCATGAGCCGCAACGCGACGCCGACCCTCAGGATTTCCATGGTCGCTTCGCTGACCACGGTCGTCGGCCCGCAATTCGTGCGGGAACTCGGCCATTCCTTCAAGCGATGCTCGCTTTTTGCAAACCTGCGCGGGCTCAGCGAACAGCAGTTCCGAAGCCGTGAGATCGATATCCTGATCGGCGTCGACCTGTTGAGGGAGACCGATGTCGCGCTCACCATCCCCCTGCTGATCGAGCCCTTTGCGCTGCTGCTGCCGGAAGCGTGGGACAAGCCGGTCGAGAGCCTGGCGGATCTCCAAGGGCTCAGCTTCATCCGTCACACCCAGCGCACCAGCGCCGGCCGGCAGATCGAGCAGGCGATCCGCCAGCGGCGGCTCGACTTTCCCCGCGAGTTCGAAAGCGACACGGCAGACACGATCGCAACGATGGTGTCTGCCGGGTTGGGCTGGACGATCACGACGCCGCTGATCGCCCTGCAGACACGGGAGCGGCTGCGCGGAACGCGGCTGGTCGCCCTGCCCGCGATGAAATTGCGGCGACGCGTCGATCTCTATGCCCGGAAGTCCGAGTTGGGAACGATCCCGCAGGAGGTTGCCCAGCTCCTCTGCAAACTCCTGCGGACCCAGGCGATGCCCCTTCTCCACGACATGGCGCCGTGGATGGGGGATCAGTTCCACCTGTTCGAGCAGGAGGGAGGCTGA
- a CDS encoding carbonic anhydrase, whose product MCDLCCSPASGLSRRGLFAGMAALAGAAALPRQAFAQTAAPQNAISPDEALKRLIDGNARYAANTPTNQDYSAGRVARASAQYPIAAILSCADSRVSPELAFDQGPGDLFVVRLAGNFVNDDGLASVEYAVKYLNTPLVMVLGHSGCGAIDAAIKVVRDKATLPGHLQEMVRELRPAVAAAKAGKPDDLLAAAIAENIRRGKRRLETAKPILTEFVAAKKIKVVGAHYELASGKITLL is encoded by the coding sequence ATGTGTGATCTCTGCTGCTCGCCCGCGTCCGGCCTGTCCCGCCGTGGACTGTTTGCAGGCATGGCGGCCCTTGCCGGCGCCGCCGCCCTGCCCCGGCAGGCCTTCGCCCAGACCGCAGCCCCGCAGAATGCGATCTCGCCGGACGAGGCGCTGAAGCGGCTGATCGACGGCAATGCGCGCTATGCGGCCAATACGCCAACCAACCAGGATTATTCGGCTGGCCGGGTTGCCCGCGCCAGCGCCCAGTATCCGATCGCCGCAATCCTGAGCTGCGCGGATTCGCGGGTCTCGCCGGAACTCGCCTTCGACCAGGGGCCCGGCGACCTCTTCGTGGTCCGCCTCGCCGGCAACTTCGTCAATGACGATGGCTTGGCCAGCGTCGAATATGCCGTGAAATATCTCAACACGCCGCTCGTCATGGTCCTTGGCCATTCGGGCTGCGGTGCCATCGACGCCGCGATAAAGGTCGTGCGGGACAAGGCGACCCTGCCGGGCCATCTCCAGGAAATGGTGCGCGAGCTCAGGCCGGCGGTCGCGGCCGCCAAGGCCGGCAAGCCGGACGACCTCCTCGCCGCGGCGATCGCGGAAAATATCCGCCGCGGCAAACGCCGCCTCGAGACTGCCAAGCCGATCCTCACGGAGTTCGTCGCAGCTAAGAAGATCAAGGTGGTCGGGGCGCATTACGAACTGGCGAGCGGCAAGATCACGCTGCTCTGA
- a CDS encoding amino acid ABC transporter ATP-binding protein: MTRHHATPLVRAIDIRKTFGDFEALRNITLDIERGEVVCVIGPSGSGKSTFLRCINQLEQIDGGAIWVNSELVGYRREGQKLYHLKDREIARQRRSIGMVFQRFNLFPHFTALENIVEGPVQVLGEEPGQARERARALLVQVGLADKENAYPSQLSGGQQQRVAIARGLAMRPDLMLFDEPTSALDPELVGDVLQVMRELARSGMTMIVVTHELAFAREVADRVVFMDRGEIVEVDRPDALLSTPKHRRTQEFISAVRA; this comes from the coding sequence ATGACCCGTCACCACGCCACGCCGCTGGTGCGGGCCATCGATATCCGCAAGACCTTTGGCGACTTCGAAGCGCTGAGGAACATCACGCTCGATATCGAGCGCGGGGAGGTCGTCTGCGTCATCGGCCCATCGGGCTCGGGAAAGAGCACGTTCCTGCGTTGCATCAACCAGCTCGAGCAGATCGACGGCGGAGCGATCTGGGTCAATTCCGAACTCGTCGGATACAGGCGGGAGGGGCAGAAACTCTATCACCTCAAGGACCGCGAGATCGCCCGCCAGCGCCGTTCAATCGGCATGGTGTTCCAGCGCTTCAATCTCTTCCCGCATTTCACGGCGCTGGAGAACATCGTCGAAGGGCCGGTGCAGGTGCTGGGCGAGGAACCTGGCCAGGCGCGCGAGCGGGCCCGGGCGCTGCTGGTCCAGGTCGGCCTGGCCGACAAGGAGAACGCTTATCCCAGCCAGCTTTCGGGTGGCCAGCAGCAACGGGTGGCGATCGCGCGCGGCCTGGCCATGCGGCCCGACCTGATGCTGTTCGACGAACCGACCTCCGCGCTCGATCCGGAACTCGTCGGCGACGTGCTGCAGGTCATGCGGGAACTCGCCAGGAGCGGCATGACGATGATCGTCGTCACCCACGAGCTCGCCTTCGCCCGCGAAGTCGCAGACCGCGTCGTCTTCATGGACAGGGGCGAGATCGTCGAAGTGGACCGGCCGGACGCCCTGCTGTCCACGCCGAAGCACAGGCGCACCCAGGAATTCATCTCGGCCGTACGCGCGTAG
- a CDS encoding PhnD/SsuA/transferrin family substrate-binding protein — protein MSLLLCVAMPGLAAAQGQPASPPKAPAGTKLVVADQNEALQSLMRASGAHDRLSSQVTYANFLGGPAILEAFRAGALDLATVGNTPPIQAHAAGEQIPIIAARTSSETDYSLAVRPGLKIASLEDLRGKSIAYGEGTGRQPFVLNALKLAGLTRKDVRLVPLRAADFPDAVRTGQVDVAALNEPHFSRYLADFADRGASALPKEQNDRLPKSLTYLYASKRALDDPAKLAAIREFVAAWIDANRWSHANAESWVEAYYVKRQNLKPADGRRIVEAEGRFEFPLLASLIPKQQALIDVIHEAGDLPKRLDAREEFDLRFDDIIAAKSN, from the coding sequence ATGTCCCTACTGCTCTGCGTCGCCATGCCCGGTCTGGCGGCGGCTCAGGGGCAGCCCGCATCACCCCCGAAAGCTCCGGCCGGCACGAAGCTGGTCGTCGCCGACCAGAATGAGGCGCTGCAGAGCCTGATGCGGGCGTCGGGGGCCCATGACAGGCTGTCGAGCCAGGTGACCTATGCCAATTTCCTCGGCGGCCCCGCCATTCTCGAGGCCTTCCGGGCGGGGGCTCTCGATCTCGCGACCGTCGGCAACACGCCGCCGATCCAGGCTCATGCGGCTGGTGAGCAGATTCCGATCATTGCCGCGCGAACCTCCTCGGAGACCGACTATTCCCTGGCCGTACGCCCTGGGCTGAAGATCGCCTCGCTGGAGGACCTGCGCGGCAAGAGCATCGCCTATGGCGAGGGCACAGGCCGGCAGCCCTTCGTCCTGAACGCACTGAAGCTCGCAGGGCTGACCAGGAAGGATGTGCGGCTCGTGCCCTTGCGGGCCGCCGATTTCCCGGATGCGGTGCGGACGGGGCAGGTCGATGTGGCGGCGCTCAACGAGCCGCATTTCTCGCGCTATCTCGCCGATTTTGCCGATCGCGGCGCGAGCGCCCTGCCGAAGGAGCAGAACGATCGCCTGCCGAAGAGCCTGACCTATCTCTATGCGAGCAAGCGGGCCCTGGACGATCCGGCCAAGCTCGCAGCCATTCGCGAGTTCGTGGCGGCCTGGATCGATGCCAACCGCTGGTCGCATGCGAATGCCGAGAGCTGGGTCGAGGCCTATTACGTCAAACGCCAGAACCTCAAGCCGGCGGATGGGCGCAGGATCGTCGAAGCCGAGGGCCGCTTCGAATTTCCCCTGCTCGCCAGCCTGATCCCGAAGCAGCAGGCCTTGATCGACGTCATCCATGAGGCTGGCGACTTGCCGAAGCGCCTCGATGCGCGCGAGGAATTCGATCTGCGCTTCGACGACATCATCGCCGCCAAATCCAATTGA
- a CDS encoding LLM class flavin-dependent oxidoreductase, with protein MTRELHLNLFINGRGHHEAAWRHDGSTQRALTDVSYYRDLALAAEAAKLDSVFFADHVALGDELEHAARGELEPLTLLGALSALTERIGLIATASTTYSEPYNLARQLASLDHLSGGRIGWNIVTSWAPAAAGNFGQERQAGIDQRYERAHEFVEVASKLWDSWAQDAIIDDRETGHFARPDRIRRADHRGTHFGVAGALNIPRSPQGRPVFVQAGASTDGRAFAARYAEAIFTAHLTKESAIAFYSDIKTQARVLGRRGDQIVILPGISAAIGSTEAEARRVWEELNELSHPTVGLSRLSNRFGGHDFSHLKLDQVLSVEDFPDPSQVQASRSRAQAITALVGRERPTLRGLLHSLAGARGHFTATGTPEQIADVIEDWFVSGAADGFNVMPPILPSQFSLFTSEVVPLLQKRGLFRTEYGEGSLRQRLGLDPVPSQFDQQEPLQKTA; from the coding sequence ATGACTCGTGAACTTCACCTCAATCTCTTCATCAACGGTCGCGGCCATCACGAGGCGGCCTGGCGTCACGACGGCTCGACGCAGCGGGCGCTGACCGACGTCTCCTATTACCGCGACCTGGCGCTGGCGGCCGAGGCGGCAAAACTCGATTCCGTCTTCTTCGCCGATCATGTCGCGCTGGGCGACGAGCTGGAGCACGCGGCGCGCGGCGAACTCGAACCGCTGACCCTGCTCGGCGCACTCTCGGCGCTGACCGAGCGCATCGGGCTGATCGCGACGGCTTCGACGACCTATAGCGAGCCCTATAATCTCGCCCGCCAGCTCGCCTCGCTCGACCATCTCAGCGGCGGCCGCATCGGCTGGAACATCGTGACCTCCTGGGCGCCGGCGGCTGCGGGGAACTTTGGCCAGGAGCGGCAGGCCGGGATCGACCAGCGCTATGAGCGGGCGCATGAGTTCGTCGAGGTCGCCTCGAAGCTCTGGGACAGTTGGGCACAGGACGCGATCATCGACGACCGCGAGACCGGGCATTTCGCCAGGCCCGACCGGATCCGCCGCGCCGATCACCGTGGCACGCATTTCGGCGTCGCCGGAGCGCTGAACATCCCACGCTCGCCGCAGGGGCGGCCCGTCTTCGTCCAGGCGGGCGCCTCCACCGATGGCCGTGCGTTCGCGGCCCGCTATGCCGAGGCGATCTTCACCGCGCATCTCACCAAGGAGAGCGCCATCGCCTTCTATTCCGACATCAAGACGCAAGCCCGCGTGCTCGGCCGCCGGGGCGACCAGATCGTCATCCTGCCCGGGATCAGCGCCGCGATCGGCTCGACCGAGGCGGAGGCGAGGCGGGTCTGGGAGGAGCTGAACGAGCTGTCCCACCCGACCGTCGGCCTGTCGCGCCTGTCGAACCGCTTCGGCGGTCATGATTTCTCGCATCTGAAGCTCGACCAGGTCCTGTCGGTCGAAGATTTTCCCGATCCCTCGCAGGTACAGGCCTCGCGCAGCCGGGCGCAGGCGATCACCGCCCTGGTCGGGCGCGAGCGGCCGACGCTGCGCGGGTTGCTGCACAGCCTTGCCGGAGCGCGTGGGCATTTCACCGCGACCGGCACGCCCGAGCAGATCGCCGACGTGATCGAGGACTGGTTCGTCTCGGGCGCGGCCGACGGCTTCAACGTCATGCCGCCGATCCTGCCGAGCCAGTTTTCGCTCTTCACCAGCGAGGTCGTGCCATTGCTGCAGAAGCGCGGCCTGTTCAGGACGGAGTATGGCGAGGGCTCCTTGCGCCAGCGCCTGGGGCTGGATCCGGTGCCGAGCCAATTCGACCAGCAGGAGCCGCTGCAAAAGACGGCCTGA
- a CDS encoding ABC transporter ATP-binding protein, with translation MNASAHPLHLPQPDALAVSLRDVTRRFSGRIVLGPVSLGFTAGEFVALIGKSGSGKSTLLRAIAGLDDGVEGEGTLTVPADRSVLFQDSRLLPWKSVLQNVVFGLRAADSDARGRQALADVGLSGREEAWPNALSGGEQQRVALARSLVRQPRLLLADEPFGALDALTRIRMHDLLFRLIRQHRPTVLLVTHDVDEAIKLADRVLVIDEGRITLDQPVSLAHPRARHPGFAALRGELLAALGVTDPI, from the coding sequence ATGAACGCCTCAGCTCATCCGCTCCACCTGCCGCAGCCGGACGCCCTCGCGGTCAGCCTGCGCGACGTCACCCGCCGCTTCTCTGGCCGCATCGTGCTCGGGCCCGTCTCGCTGGGCTTCACCGCGGGCGAGTTCGTTGCGCTCATCGGCAAGAGCGGCTCGGGCAAGAGCACGCTGCTGCGCGCCATCGCCGGGCTCGACGATGGTGTCGAGGGCGAGGGCACGCTCACGGTGCCGGCCGACCGCTCCGTCCTCTTCCAGGACTCGCGGCTGCTGCCTTGGAAGAGCGTTCTGCAGAATGTCGTCTTCGGTCTGCGTGCGGCCGACAGTGACGCTCGCGGGCGGCAGGCGCTGGCCGATGTCGGCCTCTCCGGGCGGGAGGAGGCGTGGCCGAACGCGCTCTCCGGCGGCGAGCAGCAACGGGTGGCGCTCGCCCGCTCCCTGGTGCGCCAGCCGCGCCTGCTTCTGGCGGACGAGCCCTTCGGCGCACTCGACGCCCTGACGCGGATCCGGATGCACGATTTGCTCTTCCGCCTGATCCGGCAGCATCGCCCGACGGTCCTGCTCGTCACCCATGACGTCGACGAAGCGATCAAGCTCGCCGATCGCGTACTCGTCATCGACGAGGGACGCATCACCCTCGACCAGCCGGTTTCCCTGGCCCACCCGCGCGCCAGGCACCCGGGCTTTGCTGCGCTGCGTGGCGAACTCCTCGCCGCGCTCGGCGTCACCGACCCCATCTGA
- a CDS encoding ABC transporter substrate-binding protein has protein sequence MKIQAWAVAAFLAGLSCAQAQAVPDKFRSAGKIVIGTVANYPPVTFKDPATNTLSGYDIDVGNAIGERLGVKVEWQETSFEQMISAVTTERIDLVLAGMNDLPERRELIDFVDYMQSGVQYFVQQKRADEFKSAADLCGKTVGASRRTNFPKEIESWSQDNCVKAGKPAIKVLGTEGSADARAQLRQGRIDAGAQGNETLPYLMSLEPNTYKLLGEPYAMTYQGIGVSKKNSGLRDAVAAALQAMIADGSYQKIVDKYGVQPSAVKRVAINGKTLD, from the coding sequence ATGAAGATCCAAGCATGGGCCGTCGCGGCGTTCCTGGCCGGCCTGTCCTGCGCTCAGGCGCAGGCCGTACCGGACAAGTTCAGATCGGCCGGGAAAATCGTGATCGGCACGGTGGCGAACTATCCGCCCGTCACCTTCAAGGACCCCGCCACCAACACGCTCAGCGGCTACGACATCGATGTCGGGAACGCGATCGGCGAACGGCTCGGCGTCAAGGTGGAGTGGCAGGAAACCAGTTTCGAGCAAATGATCAGCGCGGTCACGACCGAGCGGATCGACCTCGTCCTGGCCGGAATGAACGATCTACCCGAGCGGCGCGAACTCATCGACTTCGTCGATTACATGCAATCGGGCGTCCAGTATTTCGTCCAGCAGAAGCGGGCCGACGAATTCAAATCCGCCGCCGACCTCTGCGGGAAGACGGTCGGAGCGAGCCGGCGCACCAATTTCCCGAAGGAGATCGAGAGCTGGAGCCAGGACAATTGCGTCAAGGCCGGTAAGCCGGCGATCAAGGTCCTCGGCACGGAAGGGTCGGCCGACGCGCGGGCTCAACTCCGCCAGGGTCGCATCGACGCGGGCGCGCAGGGGAACGAAACCCTGCCTTACCTGATGTCGCTCGAGCCCAATACATACAAGCTCCTGGGAGAGCCCTATGCGATGACCTATCAGGGTATCGGCGTGTCAAAGAAGAATTCCGGGCTGCGAGACGCCGTGGCTGCCGCATTGCAGGCGATGATCGCAGACGGGAGCTACCAGAAGATCGTCGACAAATATGGCGTCCAGCCGAGTGCGGTCAAACGCGTCGCGATCAACGGCAAGACGTTGGACTGA
- a CDS encoding CYTH domain-containing protein translates to MGTEIERKFLVIGDDWREKAGPGQPLRQGYLTPKGATSVRIRCAAEEAFLTIKGETHGLARPEFEYEIPVAEAEEMLRTLCIGPPLEKMRYRVEHGGLTWDVDVFSGRHTGLVLAEVELTEAAQHVDLPSWVEAEVTHDPRYRNAALAEGDVPPPGSRIP, encoded by the coding sequence ATGGGCACAGAGATTGAACGCAAATTCCTCGTCATCGGCGACGACTGGAGGGAGAAAGCTGGCCCGGGGCAGCCCCTGCGCCAGGGCTATCTTACGCCGAAGGGCGCGACCAGCGTCCGCATCCGCTGTGCCGCCGAGGAGGCGTTCCTGACCATCAAGGGGGAGACGCATGGTCTGGCCCGCCCGGAATTCGAATACGAAATCCCCGTCGCCGAAGCCGAGGAGATGCTGCGGACACTCTGCATCGGTCCACCCCTCGAAAAGATGCGATACAGGGTCGAGCATGGTGGGCTGACCTGGGACGTGGATGTGTTCTCAGGCCGCCATACGGGGCTTGTCCTCGCCGAGGTCGAACTGACCGAGGCCGCTCAGCATGTCGACCTTCCGTCCTGGGTGGAGGCCGAAGTCACGCACGATCCCCGCTACAGAAATGCGGCGCTGGCCGAGGGGGACGTTCCCCCTCCCGGTTCCCGAATACCCTGA
- a CDS encoding ABC transporter permease — MSDQSHALIATAYSAPFAAIAGVPAQAHPVPLVQHKLPKLAPGRLPTGAILFGPVALVVLWELASLTGWLSPKFLAAPSTALTTGFELLQSGTLSEHFLASAGRAYLGLGIGVAVGLLLALASGLSRIGEASIDGLVQIKRAIPTLALIPLAILWLGIGEAMKVALIASSVFVPIYINTHAALRGIDIRHVELARSVGLTRSAFLREVALPGALPGFFTGLRLAVTTCWTALVVLEQINTSQGIGYLMNRARDYGQTDIIVVGLAIYAVLGLGSDFAVRSWERKTLSYRKALAS; from the coding sequence ATGTCTGATCAAAGCCACGCGCTCATTGCGACGGCCTATTCGGCGCCCTTCGCCGCCATAGCGGGCGTACCGGCGCAGGCTCATCCGGTCCCGCTGGTGCAGCACAAGCTGCCGAAGCTGGCGCCGGGCCGCCTGCCGACGGGCGCCATCCTGTTCGGGCCGGTCGCGCTGGTCGTTCTCTGGGAACTCGCCTCGCTGACGGGATGGCTCTCGCCGAAATTCCTGGCGGCACCGTCGACCGCTCTGACCACCGGCTTCGAGCTGCTGCAATCGGGCACGCTTTCCGAGCATTTCCTGGCATCGGCCGGGCGTGCCTATCTCGGGCTCGGCATCGGCGTCGCGGTCGGCCTGCTGCTGGCGCTCGCTTCCGGCCTCAGCCGGATCGGCGAGGCCTCGATTGACGGGCTCGTCCAGATCAAGCGTGCGATCCCGACGCTCGCGCTGATCCCGCTCGCGATCCTCTGGCTCGGGATCGGCGAGGCCATGAAGGTCGCCCTGATCGCCTCCAGCGTCTTCGTACCGATCTACATCAACACCCATGCGGCGCTGCGGGGCATTGATATCCGCCATGTCGAGCTCGCCCGCAGCGTCGGGCTGACGCGCAGCGCCTTCCTGCGCGAGGTCGCGCTGCCCGGCGCCTTGCCCGGCTTCTTCACCGGCCTGCGTCTTGCCGTGACCACCTGCTGGACGGCGCTCGTCGTGCTCGAACAGATCAATACCAGCCAGGGCATCGGCTACCTGATGAACCGCGCCCGCGACTATGGCCAGACCGACATCATCGTGGTCGGCCTCGCGATCTATGCGGTGCTCGGCCTCGGCTCCGATTTCGCGGTCCGCTCCTGGGAGCGCAAGACGCTGTCCTATCGCAAGGCGCTGGCGTCATGA